One genomic region from Vibrio cyclitrophicus encodes:
- the kdsC gene encoding 3-deoxy-manno-octulosonate-8-phosphatase KdsC — MTQTVETLYGTVDSDVFAVAKEIKLLICDVDGVFSDGRIYMGNNGEELKTFHTRDGYGIKSLMNAGIEIAIITGRKSQIVENRMTALGIKLIYQGQDDKVKAYYDICDKLSVAPENTGYIGDDLIDWPVMEKVGLKVCVADGHPLLAKRANYVTTINGGHGAVREVCDLILQARNELDVHKGLSI, encoded by the coding sequence ATGACGCAGACAGTTGAAACGTTATACGGCACGGTCGATTCAGACGTATTTGCCGTAGCAAAAGAGATCAAACTGCTAATTTGTGATGTCGATGGCGTATTCTCGGACGGTCGTATTTACATGGGCAACAACGGTGAAGAGCTGAAAACCTTTCATACTCGTGATGGCTACGGTATCAAATCACTGATGAATGCTGGTATTGAAATCGCAATCATAACTGGTCGTAAATCTCAAATTGTTGAAAACCGCATGACTGCTCTGGGTATTAAGCTTATTTACCAAGGCCAAGATGATAAAGTAAAAGCGTATTACGATATTTGCGATAAACTTTCTGTTGCGCCTGAAAATACAGGCTACATCGGAGACGATCTGATCGACTGGCCTGTCATGGAAAAAGTTGGCTTAAAGGTATGCGTGGCAGATGGTCACCCACTACTTGCGAAGCGAGCGAATTATGTGACCACGATTAACGGCGGCCATGGTGCTGTACGTGAAGTATGTGACCTTATTCTGCAAGCAAGAAATGAACTCGACGTGCATAAAGGTTTAAGCATATGA
- a CDS encoding STAS domain-containing protein produces the protein MSDSQWQKLSSKEFQLLGDIDRDTVPAIWRILEKWQTTESSVEINLSHINRVDSAGMVMLIHLLEHAKNQNCHIMLSFVPEQLRTLFQLSNIQPMMTEHIKN, from the coding sequence ATGAGCGACTCTCAATGGCAAAAGCTAAGTTCTAAAGAGTTCCAACTTCTCGGAGACATTGACCGAGATACCGTCCCTGCAATCTGGCGTATATTAGAAAAGTGGCAAACGACGGAATCGAGTGTTGAAATTAACCTCAGCCATATAAATAGAGTCGATTCAGCAGGAATGGTGATGCTAATTCACTTATTAGAGCATGCAAAAAATCAAAACTGTCATATAATGCTCAGTTTCGTGCCAGAACAATTACGAACGTTGTTCCAATTGAGCAATATCCAGCCAATGATGACAGAACACATAAAAAATTAG
- a CDS encoding ABC transporter substrate-binding protein, with translation MTAVALLISTQAFAAESIDRTQPYQMMTQVAEVAFERLKNEQENIHNDPELLKVIVEEELMPYVNAQYAALKLLGPNLKGADRKDVRVFIDAFRKYLVSSYAQVLTQYTDQTIEFGPEPKVKPESRITSIKVDIIDTPRPNIKLEFKLRKDKKSGEWRAFDMVAEGISLLSSKQSEWNTKIRQEGILQVADELEKLSAQPIRFESNK, from the coding sequence ATGACTGCGGTCGCTTTATTGATATCGACTCAAGCCTTTGCTGCTGAATCGATTGACCGCACTCAGCCTTATCAGATGATGACTCAAGTAGCTGAAGTCGCTTTTGAACGTTTAAAAAACGAGCAAGAAAACATTCACAATGATCCTGAGTTACTAAAGGTCATCGTGGAAGAAGAATTGATGCCTTATGTGAATGCTCAATATGCGGCACTTAAGTTGTTAGGGCCTAACTTAAAAGGTGCGGACAGAAAAGATGTACGCGTATTTATTGATGCATTCCGTAAATACCTCGTTTCTTCTTATGCTCAAGTGTTGACTCAATACACAGATCAGACAATTGAATTTGGTCCAGAGCCAAAAGTGAAGCCGGAAAGCCGCATCACCAGTATCAAAGTTGATATTATTGATACACCTCGACCAAACATTAAACTTGAGTTTAAGCTACGTAAAGATAAGAAGTCGGGTGAGTGGAGGGCATTTGATATGGTTGCTGAAGGTATTAGCCTATTATCGAGCAAGCAATCAGAGTGGAATACTAAAATTCGTCAAGAAGGCATTTTACAAGTTGCTGATGAATTGGAGAAACTGTCCGCACAGCCGATTCGTTTTGAGAGTAATAAATAA
- the ibaG gene encoding BolA family iron metabolism protein IbaG: MDSTKVQELLAEALNLQEIFVKGEGSHYEVVAVDACFDGMNRVKKQQLIYGPLMEYIQRNDIHALSIKAFTPEEWERDKKLMSL; encoded by the coding sequence GTGGACAGCACAAAAGTACAAGAATTATTAGCAGAAGCACTGAACCTTCAGGAAATTTTCGTGAAGGGAGAAGGCAGTCATTACGAAGTTGTTGCGGTTGATGCATGTTTTGACGGCATGAATCGAGTTAAGAAGCAGCAACTAATCTACGGCCCACTAATGGAATACATTCAACGCAATGATATCCATGCTCTTTCTATTAAGGCTTTTACGCCTGAAGAGTGGGAACGTGATAAGAAACTGATGTCACTTTAA
- the mlaE gene encoding lipid asymmetry maintenance ABC transporter permease subunit MlaE, translated as MIVKTIVGVGRRTLAICESFGRASLMLFGALFGIPRLKNFPLLVKQLYSVGVQSLAIILVSGLFIGMVLSLQGYVVLIDYGAEGNLGQMVALSLLRELGPVVTALLFAGRAGSALTAEIGLMKATEQISSLEMMAVDPLKRIIAPRLWAGLISMPLLAMIFMAVGIWGGQLVGVDWKGIDHGSFWSAMQSSVELGRDIGNSMIKCMVFAITVTWIALFNGYDAVPTSEGISQATTRTVVHSSLAVLGLDFILTALMFGN; from the coding sequence ATGATTGTTAAAACTATTGTAGGTGTCGGTAGACGCACACTTGCGATCTGTGAGTCATTTGGTCGAGCAAGCCTAATGTTATTTGGGGCTTTGTTTGGCATCCCGCGACTAAAAAATTTCCCCTTATTAGTAAAACAACTTTATAGCGTTGGCGTTCAGTCATTGGCTATTATTTTAGTTTCGGGTTTATTCATCGGTATGGTGCTGAGTCTTCAAGGCTATGTCGTACTTATCGACTACGGCGCTGAAGGTAACCTTGGTCAAATGGTCGCACTTTCACTGTTACGTGAGTTGGGCCCAGTTGTGACTGCGTTATTGTTTGCAGGCCGCGCAGGTTCAGCATTAACCGCTGAAATTGGTTTAATGAAAGCAACAGAGCAGATTTCCAGCCTTGAGATGATGGCTGTTGATCCTCTTAAACGTATTATTGCACCACGACTTTGGGCTGGGCTTATCTCAATGCCGTTGTTAGCTATGATCTTTATGGCGGTCGGGATTTGGGGCGGTCAGCTAGTTGGTGTTGATTGGAAAGGCATTGATCACGGCAGTTTCTGGTCTGCGATGCAGTCTTCAGTTGAGCTTGGTCGAGATATTGGTAATAGCATGATCAAATGTATGGTTTTCGCTATCACCGTAACTTGGATCGCACTTTTCAACGGTTATGACGCAGTACCGACTTCTGAAGGTATTAGTCAGGCAACCACGCGCACAGTCGTGCACTCTTCTCTAGCGGTACTAGGGCTAGATTTTATTCTTACCGCATTGATGTTTGGGAATTAA
- the lptA gene encoding lipopolysaccharide transport periplasmic protein LptA, which translates to MKLLHLSLFALTLAAPNVYALSSDSEQPVYIDSDSQQLDMKSNQVTFLGDVNLKQGSININADKVIVTRNAVNGEIEEIQGYGKPATFSQLTDDGKTLYGEADDLHYQLIADKLIMTKNAMLSQDGSIIRGSKITYQIASQKLVADSDSSERVSTVLQPAEVNK; encoded by the coding sequence ATGAAACTCTTACACCTTAGTTTATTCGCTTTGACCCTTGCGGCACCTAATGTCTATGCCCTATCTTCGGATAGTGAGCAGCCTGTCTACATTGACTCAGACAGCCAGCAATTGGATATGAAAAGTAACCAAGTGACCTTCCTTGGTGATGTAAACCTTAAGCAAGGTAGCATCAACATTAATGCCGATAAGGTCATTGTTACTCGAAATGCGGTCAACGGTGAGATAGAGGAAATTCAAGGCTATGGCAAGCCTGCGACTTTCTCTCAACTCACTGATGATGGAAAAACACTTTACGGTGAAGCTGATGATTTACATTATCAACTGATTGCCGATAAATTGATCATGACCAAGAATGCAATGCTCTCTCAAGATGGCAGTATCATCCGTGGCTCTAAGATTACTTATCAAATCGCTTCTCAAAAACTGGTTGCCGATAGTGATAGTAGCGAACGTGTATCAACGGTCTTACAACCTGCGGAAGTGAATAAGTAG
- the mlaF gene encoding phospholipid ABC transporter ATP-binding protein MlaF — MLNTELVKVKNLSFSRGERVIFDDISLEVPQGKITAIMGPSGIGKTTLLRLIGGQLPPDSGEVWFDGDNIPALSRRKLYQARKKMSMLFQSGALFTDLNVFDNVAFPLREHTELNEKFIRTIVLLKLEAVGLRGAAELMPSELSGGMARRAALARAIALDPELIMYDEPFVGQDPITMGVLVELIRNLNQALDLTSIVVSHDVPEVMSIADWVYLMADGKIIASGSPEELYNNSDPRVQQFLQGEADGPVPFRFPAKSLEEDLF; from the coding sequence ATGTTGAATACTGAGCTTGTAAAAGTTAAAAACCTAAGTTTCTCTCGAGGTGAACGAGTTATCTTTGATGACATCAGTTTAGAAGTACCTCAAGGAAAAATAACCGCAATTATGGGCCCTTCAGGGATCGGTAAAACGACCTTGTTGCGTTTGATCGGTGGACAATTACCGCCAGATAGCGGTGAAGTTTGGTTTGATGGGGACAATATCCCTGCATTATCTCGTCGAAAGCTCTATCAAGCACGTAAGAAAATGAGCATGCTTTTTCAATCGGGTGCACTTTTTACGGATCTCAATGTCTTTGATAATGTGGCGTTTCCACTGCGAGAGCACACTGAACTTAATGAAAAATTCATTCGTACCATCGTATTACTAAAACTTGAAGCGGTGGGTTTGCGAGGCGCAGCAGAATTAATGCCAAGTGAACTGTCTGGTGGTATGGCGAGGCGTGCGGCGTTAGCTCGAGCAATAGCGTTGGATCCGGAACTTATCATGTACGATGAACCTTTTGTTGGCCAGGATCCAATTACCATGGGCGTTTTGGTTGAACTCATCCGAAACCTCAACCAAGCTTTAGACTTAACCTCGATTGTGGTGTCGCATGACGTCCCAGAGGTGATGAGTATCGCTGATTGGGTTTATTTGATGGCTGATGGGAAGATTATTGCATCGGGCTCGCCTGAGGAGTTGTACAACAATAGCGATCCTCGAGTGCAGCAATTTTTGCAAGGTGAAGCGGATGGTCCCGTGCCATTTAGGTTCCCTGCAAAGAGCTTAGAAGAGGATCTGTTTTAA
- the lptC gene encoding LPS export ABC transporter periplasmic protein LptC encodes MSFTRIIYLILIFIASWSTYYLFDKEQASTIQVAPNLELPAFSGKSLNNISYDQSGIRSYQVESTYLEHYSVVGDTHFQNPVLSVFREGHTIEWQVTADRAIMDENQVVTFYDNVVAKNLLPEASFDTMTTDKMVVELTSRDFYSETPVHMIGTFFETEGQAMKGNFGTNNATLFNSVQGRYETLTP; translated from the coding sequence ATGAGTTTTACTCGTATTATCTATTTAATACTCATATTTATTGCTTCTTGGTCGACCTATTATTTGTTCGACAAAGAGCAAGCTTCGACAATACAAGTGGCTCCAAATTTGGAGCTGCCCGCTTTTAGCGGCAAAAGTCTAAACAACATAAGCTATGACCAATCAGGTATCCGTAGCTATCAAGTTGAGTCGACGTATTTAGAACACTATTCAGTAGTTGGTGATACACATTTTCAAAATCCTGTTCTTTCGGTGTTCCGGGAAGGACATACGATTGAATGGCAAGTCACCGCTGATCGCGCGATTATGGATGAGAATCAAGTTGTCACGTTCTATGACAACGTTGTGGCAAAGAATCTATTGCCAGAAGCCAGTTTCGATACTATGACCACAGATAAAATGGTTGTTGAGCTGACTAGCCGAGATTTTTATTCAGAGACTCCGGTCCATATGATCGGTACATTTTTTGAAACTGAGGGTCAAGCAATGAAGGGTAACTTCGGTACCAACAATGCGACTCTCTTTAATTCTGTTCAAGGTAGATATGAAACTCTTACACCTTAG
- the kdsD gene encoding arabinose-5-phosphate isomerase KdsD — MSQPFDYRSVAKQVLETEVAGLTQLDQYFNDDFCKACDLILNNKGKVVVMGMGKSGHIGNKIAATLASTGTSAFFVHPGEAAHGDLGMIEPGDIVIAISNSGESGEILSLFPVLKRLNIKIISMTGKPASNMATLSDIHLQISVPEEACPLGLAPTTSTTATLVMGDALAVALLQARGFTAQDFALSHPGGALGRQLLLKLDDIMHTGDALPVVTPDALIRDALLEISQKGLGMTAIVGSDGQMAGIFTDGDLRRILDKRVDIHNTQIGDVMTLNPTVAEPNMLAVEGLNLMQAKSINGLMLCHEGTLVGALNMHDLLKAGVM; from the coding sequence ATGTCTCAGCCATTTGATTATCGCAGTGTTGCAAAACAAGTTTTGGAAACCGAAGTTGCAGGTCTTACTCAATTAGACCAATATTTTAATGATGATTTTTGCAAGGCTTGCGATCTTATCCTGAACAACAAAGGTAAAGTCGTTGTGATGGGCATGGGTAAATCAGGCCACATTGGTAACAAAATAGCAGCCACACTGGCAAGTACTGGTACATCAGCTTTCTTTGTACATCCAGGTGAAGCGGCACATGGTGATTTAGGAATGATCGAACCTGGCGATATTGTGATTGCAATATCAAACTCAGGTGAATCAGGAGAGATCCTCAGCCTATTCCCAGTATTAAAGCGTTTGAACATTAAGATTATCAGTATGACAGGTAAGCCAGCGTCGAACATGGCGACCTTATCTGATATCCATTTACAAATTTCAGTACCGGAAGAAGCATGCCCACTGGGCTTAGCGCCAACAACCAGTACCACTGCTACTTTGGTGATGGGGGATGCACTAGCCGTTGCACTTTTACAGGCACGAGGCTTTACCGCTCAAGATTTTGCTCTGTCTCATCCAGGTGGCGCTTTAGGTCGTCAATTACTGTTGAAACTCGATGACATCATGCACACAGGTGATGCTCTGCCTGTTGTGACTCCGGATGCTCTGATAAGAGATGCTCTATTAGAGATATCTCAGAAAGGCTTAGGCATGACGGCAATCGTTGGTAGCGATGGTCAAATGGCCGGTATTTTTACTGATGGTGATTTACGCCGTATCTTAGACAAACGTGTTGATATTCATAACACTCAGATTGGCGACGTAATGACGCTTAATCCTACGGTAGCAGAACCAAACATGCTTGCAGTTGAGGGGCTAAACTTAATGCAGGCTAAAAGTATTAATGGCCTGATGTTATGCCATGAAGGTACATTAGTTGGAGCTTTGAACATGCATGACTTACTGAAAGCAGGAGTAATGTAA
- the lptB gene encoding LPS export ABC transporter ATP-binding protein has product MAVLKAKNLAKTYSKRKVVTDVSLQVESGQIVGLLGPNGAGKTTSFYMIVGLVARDEGTISIDDRDISILPMHSRSRLGIGYLPQEASIFRKLSVENNIMAVLQTRDEMTNEQRQDKLEDLLEEFHIQHIRTSNGMALSGGERRRVEIARALAANPQFILLDEPFAGVDPISVIDIKKIIVHLRDRGLGVLITDHNVRETLDVCEKAYIVSQGHLIAEGTPEDVLNNEQVKQVYLGEQFRL; this is encoded by the coding sequence ATGGCTGTTCTTAAAGCAAAAAACCTAGCAAAAACGTACAGCAAGCGTAAAGTTGTAACCGACGTAAGCCTGCAGGTAGAGTCTGGTCAAATCGTTGGACTACTTGGGCCTAACGGGGCAGGCAAAACGACCTCTTTCTATATGATTGTAGGTCTGGTCGCTCGTGATGAAGGCACGATTAGCATTGATGACCGAGACATCAGTATTTTGCCAATGCACAGTCGCTCGCGTCTTGGTATCGGTTACCTACCTCAAGAAGCTTCTATTTTCAGAAAGCTTTCCGTTGAGAACAACATCATGGCCGTTTTACAAACGCGTGACGAGATGACCAACGAGCAGCGTCAAGATAAGTTAGAAGACCTTCTAGAAGAGTTCCACATCCAACATATCCGCACCAGTAATGGTATGGCTCTGTCAGGTGGTGAGCGTCGTCGTGTTGAGATTGCTCGAGCTCTAGCGGCAAACCCTCAGTTCATTCTATTGGATGAACCCTTTGCTGGTGTTGACCCAATCTCGGTTATTGATATCAAAAAAATCATTGTTCACCTACGCGATCGCGGCTTAGGTGTTCTAATTACCGACCACAACGTCCGTGAAACATTAGACGTGTGTGAAAAAGCTTACATCGTAAGCCAAGGGCACCTGATTGCTGAAGGTACTCCTGAAGATGTTCTCAATAACGAGCAAGTTAAACAAGTTTATCTAGGCGAACAATTCCGTCTATGA
- the mlaD gene encoding outer membrane lipid asymmetry maintenance protein MlaD, translated as MQQTRKLELWVGTFVIAGICAILIMIFQVADVKGLGSNHTYNLKATFDNIGSLKVRSPVKVGGVVVGRVKSIELDTESYLPVVELSIDAKYSQFPETSSAQILTSGLIGEQYISLVPGFIFDDEEMLVDGDSIEDTKSALVLEDLIGQVLYSVGGSDNNEAKE; from the coding sequence ATGCAACAAACTCGAAAACTAGAATTATGGGTCGGCACCTTTGTTATAGCCGGAATTTGCGCAATCTTAATCATGATCTTTCAAGTCGCTGACGTAAAAGGCTTAGGTTCAAACCATACTTACAACTTAAAAGCGACTTTCGACAATATTGGTAGTCTAAAGGTTCGTTCTCCAGTGAAGGTCGGTGGCGTTGTTGTTGGTCGAGTTAAAAGCATTGAGCTTGACACCGAGAGTTACCTTCCTGTAGTCGAATTGTCTATTGATGCGAAGTACTCACAATTTCCTGAGACCTCTAGTGCTCAAATCTTAACGTCAGGCTTGATCGGTGAGCAATATATCAGCCTAGTACCAGGGTTCATTTTTGATGACGAAGAGATGCTGGTTGATGGTGATTCGATTGAAGACACTAAATCAGCACTAGTGCTAGAAGATTTGATTGGCCAAGTGCTGTATAGCGTTGGTGGTTCTGATAACAACGAAGCTAAGGAGTAG
- a CDS encoding calcium/sodium antiporter — MLEAIAFLIIGLGFLVWSADKLVFGAAALARNFGISPLVIGMTILAMGSSAPEMMVSATAALDGKTDTAVGNVLGSNIANIALILGITALIKPLSISSGVIRRELPLMIGVTLLAGALLWDNHLGFYEGVLLFVLFAAFLFAMLQISRSEKKNGDAFLDEQESEIPEGVSNLKAAMWVVVGLIILPLAANMLVDNAVVIAKFFGMSDLVIGLTIIAVGTSLPELAASLAGVMKGEDDMAVGNIIGSNVFNILAVMGIPGILNPSILSEFAMGRDFWVMLGVSLLLVVMALGKSRSVNRIEGGVLIITFVAYQAYLLMNMSA, encoded by the coding sequence ATGCTTGAAGCGATTGCGTTTCTTATTATCGGCCTAGGTTTTTTGGTGTGGAGCGCAGATAAACTGGTCTTCGGCGCCGCCGCTCTTGCTCGCAACTTCGGTATATCACCATTAGTTATCGGTATGACGATTCTAGCAATGGGCTCTTCAGCCCCTGAAATGATGGTTTCAGCAACAGCAGCTCTTGACGGCAAAACAGATACGGCAGTTGGTAACGTTCTCGGTTCTAACATCGCCAACATCGCTCTGATTTTGGGTATTACAGCACTTATCAAACCGCTATCAATTAGCTCAGGCGTAATTCGCCGTGAACTACCATTAATGATTGGTGTCACTCTACTAGCAGGCGCACTGCTTTGGGATAACCATTTAGGTTTCTACGAAGGCGTGTTGTTGTTTGTTCTTTTCGCCGCTTTCTTATTTGCGATGTTACAAATCAGCCGTAGCGAGAAAAAGAACGGCGATGCTTTCCTTGATGAACAAGAGTCAGAGATCCCTGAGGGCGTAAGTAACCTTAAAGCCGCCATGTGGGTAGTAGTTGGTCTAATTATTCTACCTTTAGCGGCCAATATGTTGGTTGATAACGCGGTTGTTATCGCGAAGTTCTTTGGCATGAGCGATCTTGTGATTGGTTTAACCATTATTGCTGTTGGTACCAGTCTTCCCGAACTTGCCGCATCACTTGCCGGTGTAATGAAAGGGGAAGATGACATGGCCGTAGGTAATATCATTGGCTCGAACGTATTCAACATTCTTGCAGTGATGGGGATACCGGGCATCCTCAACCCTTCAATCTTAAGTGAATTTGCTATGGGTAGAGATTTCTGGGTAATGCTAGGCGTATCACTTTTACTCGTGGTAATGGCACTAGGTAAATCTCGCAGTGTGAATCGTATTGAAGGCGGCGTGTTAATCATAACGTTCGTGGCCTACCAAGCTTACTTACTTATGAACATGTCGGCTTAA